In one Ananas comosus cultivar F153 linkage group 12, ASM154086v1, whole genome shotgun sequence genomic region, the following are encoded:
- the LOC109717886 gene encoding pentatricopeptide repeat-containing protein At1g71060, mitochondrial-like isoform X2, with amino-acid sequence MPQRSYTSFAKRTHDDIGYRNKFYNPRLRPGFYRSAHSVADPQFVVVPNTREETPVSDSIRVSKDAEKICRILLTKTGSSVESSLDDSGVAVSPALVEETLKRLSNAGMLALAFFRWAEKRNGFMYTTDSFHYLIEALGKIKQFRLIWSLVDFMRLRGLVTKETFALVIRRYARARKIKEAIETFEKMGNFGLRPELSDYNRLIDTISKSKQVKRAQELFDEMKRRKKFMPNLKTYTILLEGWGQERNLTKLKKVYKEMIDEGFEPDVVTYGILINAFCKSEMCDEAIRIYNEMAASNCEPTPHIYCTLINGLGSEKRLGEALKYFELSKASGFTPEVPTYNAVVGSYCGAARFDDAFAVVNEMKRIGIGPNSRTYDIIIHHLIRAGKAEEAYRVFQTMEKDEDCCRPQLNTYTMMVTLFCSNERVDMALKMWKQMSEKGIVPCMHMFSSLINGLCYENRLDEACRYFQEMLDKGIRPPGQLFSKLKEALVDGSRKDLAIEMSLKLDRLRNNPLDD; translated from the coding sequence atgccccAGAGAAGTTATACATCTTTCGCCAAGCGAACACACGATGATATTGGATACAGGAACAAGTTTTATAACCCCAGGCTTCGACCAGGCTTTTATAGATCCGCCCATAGCGTCGCAGATCCCCAATTCGTCGTAGTTCCGAACACCCGTGAAGAAACTCCCGTTTCCGACTCCATTCGGGTCTCAAAAGACGCCGAAAAGATCTGCCGAATACTCTTGACAAAGACTGGTTCCAGCGTCGAGTCTTCACTCGATGACTCCGGAGTAGCGGTGTCGCCGGCTCTTGTAGAGGAAACTCTTAAGAGGTTGAGTAATGCGGGAATGCTTGCGCTTGCCTTCTTTCGTTGGGCCGAGAAGAGGAATGGTTTTATGTATACGACCGACAGCTTTCACTATCTGATCGAAGCGCTTGGAAAGATCAAGCAGTTCAGGttgatttggagcttggtgGATTTTATGAGACTGCGAGGTTTGGTGACAAAAGAGACCTTTGCATTGGTTATACGGAGGTATGCGAGAGCGAGAAAGATCAAGGAAGCTATTGAAACTTTTGAAAAGATGGGGAATTTTGGGTTGAGGCCTGAGCTATCAGATTATAATCGTTTGATCGATACGATTAGTAAGTCGAAGCAAGTTAAGAGGGCGCAGGAGCTATTCGATGAAATGAAGAGGAGGAAAAAGTTCATGCCCAACTTGAAAACTTACACGATTCTACTCGAAGGTTGGGGCCAAGAGCGCAACTTAACAAAGCTTAAGAAAGTTTACAAGGAAATGATAGATGAAGGATTCGAGCCTGACGTCGTTACATATGGAATTCTAATTAATGCCTTTTGTAAGTCTGAAATGTGTGATGAGGCAATAAGGATATACAACGAGATGGCGGCGAGTAATTGTGAACCGACTCCTCATATCTACTGCACTCTAATTAACGGGCTTGGTTCGGAGAAACGATTAGGTGAAGCTTTGAAGTATTTTGAGCTATCTAAAGCTAGTGGGTTTACACCCGAGGTGCCCACTTATAATGCAGTTGTGGGCTCTTACTGTGGGGCCGCGAGATTTGATGATGCTTTTGCAGTAGTGAATGAGATGAAGAGAATTGGAATCGGCCCAAATTCCCGTACTTATGACATAATTATCCATCACTTGATCAGGGCAGGGAAGGCCGAAGAGGCATACCGGGTTTTTCAGACAATGGAGAAGGATGAGGACTGTTGCCGGCCCCAGCTTAATACATATACTATGATGGTCACTTTGTTTTGCAGTAATGAAAGAGTAGATATGGCTTTGAAAATGTGGAAGCAAATGAGCGAGAAGGGGATCGTTCCTTGCATGCATATGTTCTCGTCGTTGATTAATGGGCTGTGCTATGAGAATAGATTGGATGAGGCTTGTCGGTATTTCCAAGAGATGCTGGACAAAGGGATAAGGCCGCCGGGGCAGTTGTTTAGTAAATTAAAGGAAGCACTAGTTGACGGTAGTAGAAAGGATTTGGCTATTGAGATGAGCTTGAAGTTGGATAGGTTAAGAAACAATCCTTTGGATGATTAA
- the LOC109717886 gene encoding pentatricopeptide repeat-containing protein At1g71060, mitochondrial-like isoform X1 codes for MGFPRHLNHVPKTTTKGAFFGSYGGVRNVFDEMPQRSYTSFAKRTHDDIGYRNKFYNPRLRPGFYRSAHSVADPQFVVVPNTREETPVSDSIRVSKDAEKICRILLTKTGSSVESSLDDSGVAVSPALVEETLKRLSNAGMLALAFFRWAEKRNGFMYTTDSFHYLIEALGKIKQFRLIWSLVDFMRLRGLVTKETFALVIRRYARARKIKEAIETFEKMGNFGLRPELSDYNRLIDTISKSKQVKRAQELFDEMKRRKKFMPNLKTYTILLEGWGQERNLTKLKKVYKEMIDEGFEPDVVTYGILINAFCKSEMCDEAIRIYNEMAASNCEPTPHIYCTLINGLGSEKRLGEALKYFELSKASGFTPEVPTYNAVVGSYCGAARFDDAFAVVNEMKRIGIGPNSRTYDIIIHHLIRAGKAEEAYRVFQTMEKDEDCCRPQLNTYTMMVTLFCSNERVDMALKMWKQMSEKGIVPCMHMFSSLINGLCYENRLDEACRYFQEMLDKGIRPPGQLFSKLKEALVDGSRKDLAIEMSLKLDRLRNNPLDD; via the coding sequence ATGGGTTTTCCTCGCCATCTCAATCATGTACCCAAAACAACTACGAAAGGTGCATTTTTTGGCTCCTACGGTGGTGTTCGCAAtgtgttcgatgaaatgccccAGAGAAGTTATACATCTTTCGCCAAGCGAACACACGATGATATTGGATACAGGAACAAGTTTTATAACCCCAGGCTTCGACCAGGCTTTTATAGATCCGCCCATAGCGTCGCAGATCCCCAATTCGTCGTAGTTCCGAACACCCGTGAAGAAACTCCCGTTTCCGACTCCATTCGGGTCTCAAAAGACGCCGAAAAGATCTGCCGAATACTCTTGACAAAGACTGGTTCCAGCGTCGAGTCTTCACTCGATGACTCCGGAGTAGCGGTGTCGCCGGCTCTTGTAGAGGAAACTCTTAAGAGGTTGAGTAATGCGGGAATGCTTGCGCTTGCCTTCTTTCGTTGGGCCGAGAAGAGGAATGGTTTTATGTATACGACCGACAGCTTTCACTATCTGATCGAAGCGCTTGGAAAGATCAAGCAGTTCAGGttgatttggagcttggtgGATTTTATGAGACTGCGAGGTTTGGTGACAAAAGAGACCTTTGCATTGGTTATACGGAGGTATGCGAGAGCGAGAAAGATCAAGGAAGCTATTGAAACTTTTGAAAAGATGGGGAATTTTGGGTTGAGGCCTGAGCTATCAGATTATAATCGTTTGATCGATACGATTAGTAAGTCGAAGCAAGTTAAGAGGGCGCAGGAGCTATTCGATGAAATGAAGAGGAGGAAAAAGTTCATGCCCAACTTGAAAACTTACACGATTCTACTCGAAGGTTGGGGCCAAGAGCGCAACTTAACAAAGCTTAAGAAAGTTTACAAGGAAATGATAGATGAAGGATTCGAGCCTGACGTCGTTACATATGGAATTCTAATTAATGCCTTTTGTAAGTCTGAAATGTGTGATGAGGCAATAAGGATATACAACGAGATGGCGGCGAGTAATTGTGAACCGACTCCTCATATCTACTGCACTCTAATTAACGGGCTTGGTTCGGAGAAACGATTAGGTGAAGCTTTGAAGTATTTTGAGCTATCTAAAGCTAGTGGGTTTACACCCGAGGTGCCCACTTATAATGCAGTTGTGGGCTCTTACTGTGGGGCCGCGAGATTTGATGATGCTTTTGCAGTAGTGAATGAGATGAAGAGAATTGGAATCGGCCCAAATTCCCGTACTTATGACATAATTATCCATCACTTGATCAGGGCAGGGAAGGCCGAAGAGGCATACCGGGTTTTTCAGACAATGGAGAAGGATGAGGACTGTTGCCGGCCCCAGCTTAATACATATACTATGATGGTCACTTTGTTTTGCAGTAATGAAAGAGTAGATATGGCTTTGAAAATGTGGAAGCAAATGAGCGAGAAGGGGATCGTTCCTTGCATGCATATGTTCTCGTCGTTGATTAATGGGCTGTGCTATGAGAATAGATTGGATGAGGCTTGTCGGTATTTCCAAGAGATGCTGGACAAAGGGATAAGGCCGCCGGGGCAGTTGTTTAGTAAATTAAAGGAAGCACTAGTTGACGGTAGTAGAAAGGATTTGGCTATTGAGATGAGCTTGAAGTTGGATAGGTTAAGAAACAATCCTTTGGATGATTAA